The genomic interval GCCGAGCTGTTCATCAGCGTCGCCACCGCGCGCACCCACGTGAGCCGGGCGATGACCAAGCTCCACGCCCGCGACCGCGCCCAGCTCGTCGTCGCCGCCTACGAATCCCGGCTCGTCACACCCGGCCAGCCTCCACCCCGATCTCGGGGCCGCGCCGACACACGTTCCCGCTCCACCGAATAGCCGCGGGCGTCCGCCTCTGCTGGCCCGCGATCCCCGCGCCGGGGGCGCCCACCGTCCTGGTCAACGCGGCCGACGGTCGGCTCCTGGCCTTCCGCCCTCGACGGCTGCGGGGCCGCGCCCGACTGACGTGTCGCCCGGGTCGGGGTGATCGAGGGCGTCGAGGAAGCCGGCGACCGCGACAGCTGAGTGGTGGCGCCAGGTCGCGACGACGTCGGCCGTCGGTGGGGGGACTGCCAGGCGGTCGAAGAGCTCGGCGAAGGCATCGCGCTGCGCTCGGATCAGCCTGCGGGTGTCGACGTGCAGGAGGTCGGCGATCAGCAACTTGAGCAGGAACGCGTTGCGGACGTCGCGCAGGTGGGCGACGGGTGTGTCGAGCCATGCCTCGAGCGTGGCTCGGCCCCTCGGTGTTGGCTCGTAGATGGTGCGCGGTGGGCCGGCCACGCTGGGTTCGGTGCGGCACGGCTGGACGAGGCCGAGGGCTTCGAGGCGTTCGAGTGCCCGGTAGACGAGCTGGCGGGTGAGTCGCCAGGCGTCACCGATGGGGGTTCCCGGCTGGAGGGCGGCGGCGATGTCGTAGCCGTGGTGGGCGTCGTCGACCAGCACGCCGAGCACGGCCCACTCGTTGAGCGACAGCGTGGGGCGACGTTCCACCGCATGAGGTTGTCACGGCTGATCGCCTGTCGCCGCGCTGCTAGGGTCAGTGTGACTAAGGACGATGGAGCTCGATGCCGGCGACGACCCCATCTGGAGGACCCCGATGAAGTTCCGTGCAATGCGTCTCGTGGCCGCGGCCTGCGTCCCGGTGTTGTTGTTCGCCGCCTGCGGTGACGACGATGACGACGCCAGCAGTGACGAGGACAGCTCGTCGACCACCGAAGCCCCCGCCTCGACGTTGGAGGGCGACATCACGGTGTTCGCCGCCGCATCGCTGACCGACGCGTTCGACGAGGTCGGCGCAGCGTTCGAGGACGCCAACCCCGACGCGAGCGTCGACTTCAACTACGGCCCGTCCTCGGGGCTGCGGGAGCAGATCGTGGCCGGTGCCCCGGCCGACGTGTTCGCTTCGGCCAACACCTCCAACATGGACCAGATCGTCGAGGCCGGCGCCGCGGACGCCCCGCAGGACTTCGCCACCAACCTGCTCGAGATCGTCGTGCCCGCCGGCAACTCCGCGGGGGTCACCGGTCTGGCCGACTTCGCCAACGCGGACCTGTTGATCGGGCTGTGCGCCGAAGAGGTGCCCTGCGGCGACTTCGGTCGCGAAGCGCTGGCCAACGCGGAGGTCACCCCGTCGATCGACTCCAACGAGCCCGACGTCCGGGCCCTGCTCACCAAGATCGAGGCCGGCGAGCTCGACGCCGGCATCGTGTACGTCACCGACGTCCTCTCGGCCGGTGACGCCGTCGAGGGCATCGAGATCCCCGCGGACGACAACGTGACCGCCACCTATCCCTTGTCGACGCTGACCGACGCCGGCAACACCGAAGTGGCCGACGCGTTCGTCGAGTTCGTGCTCTCCGACGAAGGCCAGGAGATCCTCGCCTCCTACGGGTTCGACAGCCCGTGACCGAGCGGCGACCGGCCGCGAGGACAGGCGCCAGGCGAAGACGGGCGCGGCAACAGCGCTCTCCCTGGCTGATCGCTCCCCTCGCGGCCGTCGCCCTCGCCTACGTCGCGGTGCCGTTCGCGGCCCTGCTCCAGCGGGCACCGTGGACCAACCTCGGCGAGCTGGTCGGCCGCCCTGTCGTCACCGACGCGCTGCGCCTCAGCATCACCACCGCCTTCGCCGCCACCGCCATCGCCCTGCTCTTCGGCATCCCGCTCGCCTGGGCGCTCGCCCGCACGCAGTTCCCCGGACGATCCGCCGCCCGGGCCCTCGTCACCCTGCCCATGGTCCTGCCCCCCGTCGTGGGCGGCGCCGCCCTGCTCTTCGCCTTCGGTCGGCGGGGCCTGCTCGGAGGCCCGGTCTACGACTCCACCGGGTTCCTGCTCCCGTTCTCCACCTGGGGCGTCGTCGCCGCCAACACGTTCGTGGCCATGCCGTTCCTCGTGCTCACCGTCGAAGCCGGCCTGCGCGCCGCCGACCCCCGCTACGAAGACGCCGCCGCCGCCCTCGGCGCCAGCCGCTGGACGATCTTCCGGCGCGTCACCATCCCCCACGCCGCACCCTCGATCATCGCCGGCGCCGTGCTGTGCTGGGCCCGAGCCCTCGGCGAGTTCGGCGCCACCGTCACCTTCGCCGGCAACCTCCAGGGCCGCACCCAGACCATGCCCCTCGCCGTCTACCTCGCTCTCGAATCCGACCGCGACGCCGCCATCGCCCTGTCCCTCGTCCTCATCGCCGTGTCGCTCGCCGTGCTCCTCCCGCTCCGCGACCGCTGGCTCACCGCCTGAACCCCGAGCGACCCACCGTGCTCGACGCTGCCATCGACGTCCGCCTCGGCGACTTCCACCTCGACATCGCCCTGACCGTCGACGACGGCGAGACCGTCGCCCTGCTCGGGCCCAACGGCGCCGGCAAGACCACCGCCCTGCGCGCCCTCGCCGGCCTCCAACCCCTCGACGCCGGCCGCATCACGCTCGACGACATCGTCCTCGACGACCCCGCAACCGACACCTTCGTCCCCACCGCCGAACGCCCCATCGGCGTCGTCTTCCAGGACTACCTGCTCTTCCCCCGCATGACCGCCCTCGACAACGTCGCCTTCGGGCTCCGCTCCCGCGGCCACACCAGGACCAGCGCCCGCACCGACGCCCACGACTGGCTGGAGCGCTTCGGGCTCGCCGACCACGCCCACGCCAAACCCCGCACGCTCTCCGGCGGCCAGGCCCAACGCGTCGCCCTCGCCCGCGCCCTGGCCACCGACCCCCGCATGCTCCTCCTCGACGAACCCCTCGCCGCCCTCGACGCCAGCACCCGCCTCCAGATCCGCACCGAACTGCGCCGCCACCTCACCACCTTCGCCGGCGCCCGCCTCCTCGTCACCCACGACCCCCTCGACGCCCTCGTCCTCGCCAACCGCCTCGTCATCATCGAGAACGGCCACATCACGCAGACCGGCACCCCCGCCACCGTCACCGCCCGCCCCGCCTCCCGCTACATCGCCCAACTCGTCGGCATCAACCTCCTCCACGGCCACGCCACCAGCGACCACACCGTCCGCCTCGACAGCGGCGCCGACCTCACCGTCGCCGACGCCCTCCCCGGCCCGGGCGTCGCCATCGCCCTCGCCATCCGCCCCCAGGCCATCGCCCTGCACACCCACCAACCCGACGGCAGCCCCCGCAACACCTGGACCGCCACCATCACCGACCTCGAAGCCGACCGCGACCGCGTCCGCGTCACCCTCACCGGCGACATCCCCCTCACCGCCGAGATCACCCCCGCCGCCGTCGCCGACCTCGAGCTCGCTCCCGACACCCCCGTCTGGGCCACCGTCAAGGCCGTCGACATCACCGCCTACGAGCTCTGACACGCGACCGCGGCGACTCGGCCGCCGCCGGCTGACCGGAACCCCTTGTCGTGGCCTATCGATTAACGATAGGTTTACATCGTTGTCCGATCGAGGGAGACGTGATGGCAAGGCTGACGGTCCGTTGGCTGCGCGCTGTGCTCGTGGTGCTGCTCGCCGGCTCGGTGTTCGTGCAGACGTTGATGGTGGCGCTGCTGTTCATCGACCCGGAGGACGGGGGCGACCTCGCTGCGTACCAGCGCGCCTGGGCCGTCGTGATCACGGTCCTGGGTGTCGTGACGGTCCAGGTCGTCCTGGTCTGCGTGTGGCGGCTGGTGACGATGGTGGAGCGCGGAACGGTGTTCTCCCACGCCGCCTTCCGGTATGTGGACGTCGTGATCGGCGCGATCGTGGCGGCCGCCCTCCTGGTGTTCGCGTTCGCGGTCGTCCTGGTGCCGGGTGAGGCCGTCCCGCCCGGGGGGATCCTGCTGATGTGCGGGGCTGCGGTGGCTGTCCTGGGGGTCGCGCTCATCGTGCTCGTATTGCGGCTGCTGCTCGCCCAGGCCGTCGAGCGCGACGTCGAGGCGACGCAGATGCAGAACGAGCTGAACGAGGTGATCTGATTCCGATCGTCGTCGACATCGACGTGATGCTGGCCACGCGGAAGATGTCCGTGGGCGAGCTCGCGGACCGTGTCGGGATCACGCCCGCCAACCTGGCGGTGCTCAAGAACGGCCGCGCCAAGGCGGTGCGCTTCACCACGCTCGCCGCGCTCTGCGAGGCGCTCCAGTGCCAGCCAGGGGACCTGCTGCGCTGGGAGGCCTAGCCGACCGAAGGTCAGATCAGCCGTAGGCTCAGACGTTCTACGCCGATGTCCTGAGCTTCAGGAACGAGGTGGACGCACCAAGAGGGGACGTCGTGACAACGATCGTGATGACCGGCGGCAGTTCAGGGTTCGGAGCGATCGCCGTCCAGCAGCTCGCTAAGTCGTCCGGCAACCGGCTGATCCTGGGTGCGCGCTCACCCCTGGTCGACTCCGTCCGACTCGACCTGACGCAGCTGGACTCCGTGCGCGCCTTCGCCGGATCCGTGCGCGAGCGACTCGGCGACACCCGCATCGACGCGTTGCTGCTGAACGCCGGGACGGTCCTGCCCGACGACACCGGACGCACCGCCGACGGCTACGAGACGACCTTCGCCGTCAACCACCTCGCGCACTACCTCCTGGTGCGCCTGCTGATGCCGGCCCTGGCCGACGACGCCCGAATCGTGCTGACCACGAGCGGAACCCACGACCCCGCCACCGGCGCCGGCCTGGAAGTCCCGCGTCACGCCGACGCCGATCTACTCGCGCACCCCGACAGCGACCCGGACCGTCACACCCGACCGAAGAAGGCGGGCGAGCAGGCCTACACCGCATCCAAGCTGTGCAGCGTCCTCACCGCGCGTTCGCTCCACGTGCACCCGGACATCCACGACCGCCACATCACGGTGATCGCCTACGACCCAGGCCAGGTGTTCGGCACCGGCCTGGCACGCGACCTCGCGATCCACCTGCGCATCGCCTGGTCGGTGTTCGGCACGCCGCTGGGCGCCCCACTGAGAAGGCTCAACTCCACCCTGAACACACCCAAGGCCGCCGGACAGACGCTGGCGAAGCTCGCGCTCGGCACCATCACGCCCCCGGAAGGGCGGACCTACGCCGCCCTGCGCCGGGGACGACTCACCTGGCCCGACCCCTCCGCGCTCGCACGCGACGACGACCTCGCGACCGCGCTGTGGACCGACAGCGCACGACTCGTCGAACTGCCCGGCTGACACCGTTCCAGTCGATCGACAGCATCGACTCCGAAGGCATAAGGGGTGTCGGGCGGCGATCGCGGGCGAGGGGCCGAGGGCTACGCGCGCCGCCTCAGGCCGCGGAGAGAGCCTCGTCGCGTGCCCCGGCGGGAGGGACTGCGGGCCGCCGGGTGGGCTGGACCACGAAACGATCGAAGGTCTCGGCCTGCCAGCTGTCGCCCAGGCGGTCGATCGATGCCAGGGCGGCGGCAGGTGTGACCCCGTGCGCTCGGATCAGGCGGCGGTGAGCCAGGACCGTCGCTCGGGTGGCCGCCGGGTCGAGCTCGGGATGGAACTGGAGGCCCACGATCGTCGGTCCGATGGTGAAGGCCTGCACCGCCGTGTGGTCGTTGGAGAGGACGATCTCGCCGCCGAGCGCCGCCACGGCCGCCGGCTCGACGAGGTGGTGGTGGAGCTCGGAGACCACGATGGCCCCGGCGTCCCCGGCGGCCGGATCGGAGTCGGGTGGTCGCACCAGCGCCAGGCCGACCTCCAGTCCCCGCGGGTTGGGGCCGACGGCGCTCGGACCCGCCAACGTGGCGGCGATCAGCTGGGCCCCGAAGCAGATCCCCGTGACCGTGGCTTCGCCGGCGAGCGCGCGGGCCAGGACCGGTTCGAGGTCGAGGCGGGCCGACCGCACCCAACGCCGGCGTGAGGTCGCGGGCGTCGCGCCGCCGCTCAGCACGTGGACCGGCGCCGCAAGCTCATCCGGTGTCGGACGCCGGCGCGTCAGCGGGACGGTCGTCGCGGCGATGCCCGCCGCGGTCAGGCCGGCGGTGATGGCGTCGCCGTAGCCGCGGCGGCCGTACGGCGCTCCGTCGGCCTCCCAGACGACGACCTGCGGATGCCTTCCGTCGAGCGGTGTGCGCTCGACCCCGCTCCCGACCGCTGCCATCTCTGCTCCCGGACCAGCACCACGCATGTCACCTCGCTCTAGGTCGATTCGTCGGAGCGGCAGCTTCCGGCATCGTCGTTTCGGGGAGAGAGACCCTCGCGTGAACGCTCGATGTCGAGGATCAGTCCGAACCCTGACGGGAGGCCGCCGGTAGCCTGCGTGATCGACGGTGGTGCAACTGGAGGCAAGGCCGAGTGTGCGGGATCGCGGGTACGTGGGGTGCGGACGATCCGCAGATCGTGGCGACGATGCTGGATCGCCTCGCTCACCGGGGGCCCGACGCACAGGGGCTCTTCTCCGCTCCCGATCACCGGGGGACCCTGGGTCACCGGCGCCTGAGCATCGTCGACGTCGCCGGCGGTGACCAACCGCTCGTCCGCGACGCTCGCGCCCTCGTGGCGAACGGCGAGATCTACAACGCGCCGTCGCTCCGCCACGAGCTGGAGGACGACCGGACCTTCGCGACCCGCAGTGACAGCGAGGTCATCCTGCATCTCCTGGGCGAAGCCGACCCGTCGGCGATCGTTCGCTTGAACGGGATGTTCGCG from Acidimicrobiales bacterium carries:
- a CDS encoding LuxR C-terminal-related transcriptional regulator codes for the protein AELFISVATARTHVSRAMTKLHARDRAQLVVAAYESRLVTPGQPPPRSRGRADTRSRSTE
- a CDS encoding PadR family transcriptional regulator → MERRPTLSLNEWAVLGVLVDDAHHGYDIAAALQPGTPIGDAWRLTRQLVYRALERLEALGLVQPCRTEPSVAGPPRTIYEPTPRGRATLEAWLDTPVAHLRDVRNAFLLKLLIADLLHVDTRRLIRAQRDAFAELFDRLAVPPPTADVVATWRHHSAVAVAGFLDALDHPDPGDTSVGRGPAAVEGGRPGADRRPR
- the modA gene encoding molybdate ABC transporter substrate-binding protein; this translates as MKFRAMRLVAAACVPVLLFAACGDDDDDASSDEDSSSTTEAPASTLEGDITVFAAASLTDAFDEVGAAFEDANPDASVDFNYGPSSGLREQIVAGAPADVFASANTSNMDQIVEAGAADAPQDFATNLLEIVVPAGNSAGVTGLADFANADLLIGLCAEEVPCGDFGREALANAEVTPSIDSNEPDVRALLTKIEAGELDAGIVYVTDVLSAGDAVEGIEIPADDNVTATYPLSTLTDAGNTEVADAFVEFVLSDEGQEILASYGFDSP
- a CDS encoding ABC transporter permease; protein product: MPFAALLQRAPWTNLGELVGRPVVTDALRLSITTAFAATAIALLFGIPLAWALARTQFPGRSAARALVTLPMVLPPVVGGAALLFAFGRRGLLGGPVYDSTGFLLPFSTWGVVAANTFVAMPFLVLTVEAGLRAADPRYEDAAAALGASRWTIFRRVTIPHAAPSIIAGAVLCWARALGEFGATVTFAGNLQGRTQTMPLAVYLALESDRDAAIALSLVLIAVSLAVLLPLRDRWLTA
- a CDS encoding ABC transporter ATP-binding protein; the protein is MLDAAIDVRLGDFHLDIALTVDDGETVALLGPNGAGKTTALRALAGLQPLDAGRITLDDIVLDDPATDTFVPTAERPIGVVFQDYLLFPRMTALDNVAFGLRSRGHTRTSARTDAHDWLERFGLADHAHAKPRTLSGGQAQRVALARALATDPRMLLLDEPLAALDASTRLQIRTELRRHLTTFAGARLLVTHDPLDALVLANRLVIIENGHITQTGTPATVTARPASRYIAQLVGINLLHGHATSDHTVRLDSGADLTVADALPGPGVAIALAIRPQAIALHTHQPDGSPRNTWTATITDLEADRDRVRVTLTGDIPLTAEITPAAVADLELAPDTPVWATVKAVDITAYEL
- a CDS encoding DUF2975 domain-containing protein, producing MARLTVRWLRAVLVVLLAGSVFVQTLMVALLFIDPEDGGDLAAYQRAWAVVITVLGVVTVQVVLVCVWRLVTMVERGTVFSHAAFRYVDVVIGAIVAAALLVFAFAVVLVPGEAVPPGGILLMCGAAVAVLGVALIVLVLRLLLAQAVERDVEATQMQNELNEVI
- a CDS encoding helix-turn-helix transcriptional regulator, producing the protein MLATRKMSVGELADRVGITPANLAVLKNGRAKAVRFTTLAALCEALQCQPGDLLRWEA
- a CDS encoding SDR family NAD(P)-dependent oxidoreductase, which codes for MTTIVMTGGSSGFGAIAVQQLAKSSGNRLILGARSPLVDSVRLDLTQLDSVRAFAGSVRERLGDTRIDALLLNAGTVLPDDTGRTADGYETTFAVNHLAHYLLVRLLMPALADDARIVLTTSGTHDPATGAGLEVPRHADADLLAHPDSDPDRHTRPKKAGEQAYTASKLCSVLTARSLHVHPDIHDRHITVIAYDPGQVFGTGLARDLAIHLRIAWSVFGTPLGAPLRRLNSTLNTPKAAGQTLAKLALGTITPPEGRTYAALRRGRLTWPDPSALARDDDLATALWTDSARLVELPG